A stretch of DNA from Synergistaceae bacterium:
TGTATGCAGCAATATGCAGAAATTTGCAGATTGAGTCAATAAAAATTTTGCTTGAACACGGTGCAAATGCGTCTTTGTGCGATAATAAGGGCATGAACGCGAGAACTTATGCGATGGCATCAGACGACGACGAAATTTTTATGATGCTTATGGGTTATTAAAATTTTAAAGGAGGCTTTATTTATTAATGGGATTTGGAGCTAAAAGAAAGCTGAAGAAATTAATAATGGGCAACAAGGGCGAATTTGATTTAATCATTGAGCCTGACACAACAACAACGGATTTATTCAGAGAGCTTATAAAATATCGTGAGCTTTTCTTTTTTCTTGCGTGGAAAGATATTATCGTGCGTTATAAGCAAACAGTTATCGGTCTTGCATGGAGTCTGATAAAACCGTT
This window harbors:
- a CDS encoding ABC transporter permease, coding for MGFGAKRKLKKLIMGNKGEFDLIIEPDTTTTDLFRELIKYRELFFFLAWKDIIVRYKQTVIGLAWSLIKPFFSMIVFTVIFGRLAGLPSEGVPYPIMVFSALLPWQYFANA